A single region of the Brassica rapa cultivar Chiifu-401-42 chromosome A03, CAAS_Brap_v3.01, whole genome shotgun sequence genome encodes:
- the LOC103862037 gene encoding DNA topoisomerase 1 isoform X3, producing the protein MQRTFSLAAATSSSSTSALSLRPLMAKLQLQLQCRTIQNFPSLSFSSVVRIDKVVRNVCQLQFKRDNASCFNLACALPSISSVSYAAHWSGSSLMSFGSSLRTFPGRYFSQVPNAGNKDKIFKKGNKKRKKHEVLASSGVEVVTSTELVIGDVSSVIKVELSTAHSPASNGNKVSTVKPKRRPKSKKVEDKSSSTVLVLEEVSVEESLKAVPKPKGSANRKSSSAKKEVAKDPTVEEPKSSALSNSKSTEASNPIASKGKKASPVKTKRQPKSKKVDDKSSLAVPVLEEISVEESSKSVPKPKRSGSGNRKSSSAKEVAKSSSPSAKASTTPKQKQVPQATPMQNSIEHRGQNASKPLFPPSGKSVIVVESITKAKVIQGYLGDMYEVLPSYGHIRDLASRSGSVRPDDDFSMVWEVPSSAWTHIKSIKMALNGAENLILASDPDREGEAIAWHIIEMLQQQGALHESMTVARVVFHEITESAIKTALQSPREIDGDLVHAYLARRALDYLIGFNISPLLWRKLPGCPSAGRVQSAALALICDRESEIDGFKPQEYWTVGIKVQGKDSSSTVSAHLTSLNSKKLNQLSISSEEDAQDIEQRIRSEGFLVKGIKKSTTRRNPPTPYITSTLQQDAANKLHFSSAYTMKLAQKLYEGVQLSDGNSAGLITYMRTDGLHIADEAIKDIQSLVAERYGENFTSDGPRKYFKKVKNAQEAHEAIRPTNIRRLPSTIASLLDADSLKLYTLIWSRSVACQMEPASVVQIQVDIGNASESIIFRSSCSKVDFLGYQAVYEDPEAKTIKTKDDEKSSEREETFETLSLLKDGDPLHIGEVELKQHHTQPPPRYSEGSLIKKLEELGIGRPSTYASIFKVLQDRKYLTIKSRVLYPEFRGRMVSAFLTNYFTEVTDYSFTADMETELDNVSGGVTNWKGLLRDYWTRFSAYCKRVENVQIQQVEKMLEKKYEDFLFSSLPDPTRTCPSCSEGTLIFKVSKFGTGYFIGCDGYPSCKFIAKTLYGEDEDEDDSPRNTCVEEPKLLGLHPNTNEKVILKCGPYGYYVQLGEDKKGHLPKRANAAHIKDVSSITLESALELLRYPLTLGTHPEDGQPVTLKLSKSGFTVRHRRTMATVPKNTEPSEVTLEKAMKLLSGKNVRLCGRPKRIKPTVDEESEGDEVVEAM; encoded by the exons ATGCAGAGAACCTTCTCACTTGCGGCTGCTACTTCTTCCTCTTCGACTTCTGCGTTGTCCCTTCGTCCTCTCATGGCTAAG TTGCAGTTGCAGTTGCAGTGCAGGACAATTCAGAATTTCCCATCCTTATCTTTCTCTTCAGTAGTTAGGATTGATAAAGTCGTTAGAAATGTATGCCAGCTTCAGTTTAAAAGAGATAACGCAAGTTGCTTTAACTTAGCTTGCGCACTTCCTTCGATCAGTTCTGTTAGTTATGCTGCACATTGGAGCGGTTCAAGTTTAATGTCTTTTGGAAGTAGTCTCAGAACGTTTCCTGGGAGATATTTTTCTCAAGTCCCTAATGCTGGAAATAAAGATAAGATCTTCAAGAAGGGTAATAAGAAGCGGAAGAAGCATGAGGTTTTGGCTTCCTCCGGAGTTGAAGTTGTGACTTCTACTGAACTGGTTATTGGAGATGTTAGCAGTGTCATCAAGGTGGAGTTATCAACTGCACATTCACCGGCTAGCAACGGTAATAAAGTCTCTACTGTCAAACCAAAACGGCGCCCAAAGAGCAAGAAAGTCGAAGATAAATCTTCTTCAACGGTCTTGGTTTTGGAGGAGGTTTCTGTGGAAGAGAGTTTGAAAGCTGTTCCCAAGCCAAAAGGTTCTGCAAATCGAAAATCTTCATCTGCTAAG AAGGAGGTGGCAAAAGATCCCACTGTGGAGGAGCCCAAAAGTTCTGCTCTATCAAATTCCAAGTCAACAGAAGCAAGCAATCCCATTGCTAGCAAAGGTAAGAAAGCTTCTCCTGTCAAAACGAAACGGCAACCAAAGAGCAAGAAAGTGGATGATAAATCTTCTTTAGCGGTGCCAGTTTTGGAGGAGATCTCTGTAGAAGAGAGTTCAAAAAGCGTTCCCAAGCCAAAACGTTCTGGTTCTGGAAATCGGAAGTCTTCATCTGCTAAG GAGGTGGCAAAAAGTTCTTCTCCATCAGCAAAAGCAAGCACTACACCAAAACAGAAGCAGGTTCCTCAAGCTACACCCATGCAAAACAGCATAGAGCATCGAGGTCAAAATGCTTCTAAACCACTTTTTCCGCCTAGTGGAAAATCTGTTATTGTCGTTGAGTCAATCACGAAAGCAAAGGTTATTCAGGGTTATCTTGGTGACATGTATGAGGTTTTGCCAAGTTATGGTCATATCAGAGACCTGGCCTCAAGGTCTGGTTCAGTCAGGCCAGATGACGATTTTAGCATGGTTTGGGAGGTTCCATCTTCCGCCTGGACTCATATTAAGAGCATAAAGATGGCATTAAATGG AGCTGAAAATCTGATTCTTGCATCGGATCCAGATCGTGAAGGAGAGGCAATTGCCTGGCACATCATTGAGATGTTGCAGCAGCAAGGTGCTTTACATGAGAGTATGACAGTAGCAAGGGTTGTTTTTCATGAGATAACTGAGTCAGCCATTAAAACTGCACTTCAATCCCCACGAGAAATTGACGGAGACTTGGTACACGCCTATCTCGCAAGGCGTGCTCTTGATTATCTAATCGGATTTAATATTTCACCACTACTCTGGAGGAAACTTCCGGGTTGCCCGTCAGCTGGGCGAGTCCAGTCTGCTGCTTTGGCTCTTATATGTGATAGAGAAAGTGAAATTGACGGATTTAAACCTCAGGAGTACTGGACTGTTGGGATCAAAGTGCAAGGGAAAGATAGTTCATCCACCGTTTCTGCTCACTTGACCAGtttaaattcaaaaaagttAAATCAGCTTTCCATCAGCTCTGAAGAAGATGCACAGGACATTGAGCAAAGGATCAGATCAGAAGGTTTTCTAGTGAAGGGAATTAAGAAAAGCACTACACGGAGAAATCCACCAACTCCATATATAACATCAACCCTCCAGCAGGATGCTGCTAACAAATTGCATTTTTCATCAGCATATACCATGAAG CTTGCTCAAAAACTATATGAGGGTGTTCAACTGTCCGATGGTAACTCAGCTGGTCTTATAACATACATGCGGACAGATGGTTTACAT ATAGCTGATGAGGCTATTAAAGATATACAATCCTTGGTGGCAGAAAG GTATGGGGAGAATTTTACATCAGATGGTCCtcgtaaatattttaaaaaggttAAGAACGCTCAGGAGGCCCATGAAGCTATTAGACCTACCAATATACGTAGATTACCAT CAACGATTGCTAGCCTGCTTGATGCGGATTCGCTAAAATTGTATACCTTAATATGGTCACGATCTGTGGCATGTCAGATGGAGCCTGCTTCTGTTGTGCAG ATACAAGTTGATATTGGAAATGCCTCTGAATCAATTATCTTCAGATCATCATGCTCAAAAGTCGATTTTCTTGGATACCAGGCAGTTTACGAG GACCCTGAAGCTAAGACAATCAAAACCAAAGACGATGAAAAGAGTAGTGAGCGGGAGGAAACTTTTGAAACTCTGAGTTTGTTGAAG GATGGGGATCCGCTACATATTGGTGAAGTGGAGCTCAAGCAGCACCATACTCAGCCCCCACCACGCTATTCCGAAGGGTCACTG ATTAAAAAGCTTGAGGAGCTCGGGATAGGTAGACCATCGACATATGCatctatatttaaagttttacaG GACAGAAAGTACCTAACAATAAAGAGCCGAGTATTGTATCCGGAATTCCGTGGAAGGATG GTTTCAGCTTTTCTTACCAACTACTTCACTGAGGTCACAGACTATAGTTTTACTGCTGATATGGAGACTGAG CTTGACAACGTTTCTGGTGGCGTTACTAATTGGAAAGGTCTCCTAAGAGACTACTGGACACGATTCAGTGCGTATTGTAAACGTGTCGAAAATGTCCAAATCCAACAG GTGGAGAAAatgttggaaaaaaaatacgaggactttttgttttcttccctTCCTGATCCTACCAGAACTTGCCCGAG TTGTTCTGAAGGTACCCTAATTTTCAAAGTTAGCAAGTTTGGTACGGGCTATTTCATCGGTTGTGATGGCTACCCTTCGTGCAA ATTCATTGCCAAAACGCTTTATGGagaggatgaagatgaagatgattcTCCAAGGAATACCTGCGTAGAAGAGCCCAAATTGTTGGGTCTTCATCCCAATACCAATGAGAAG GTTATATTAAAGTGCGGCCCCTATGGGTATTATGTACAGCTTGGTGAGGACAAAAAAGGGCACTTACCAAAACGAGCAAATGCAGCCCAT ATAAAGGATGTGAGCTCTATTACGCTTGAAAGTGCTCTCGAGTTATTACGCTATCCTCTGACACTG GGAACCCATCCTGAAGATGGGCAGCCTGTGACCTTGAAGCTTAGTAAATCTGGATTCACTGTTCGACATCGCCGCACAATGGCTACAGTTCCAAAG AACACTGAACCAAGTGAGGTCACTTTAGAGAAAGCAATGAAACTTTTGTCTGGCAAAAATGTGAGACTGTGTGGCAGACCTAAGAGGATCAAGCCAACAGTAGATGAGGAATCAGAAGGAGATGAAGTTGTGGAGGCGATGTAA
- the LOC103862037 gene encoding DNA topoisomerase 1 isoform X2, with amino-acid sequence MQRTFSLAAATSSSSTSALSLRPLMAKLQLQLQCRTIQNFPSLSFSSVVRIDKVVRNVCQLQFKRDNASCFNLACALPSISSVSYAAHWSGSSLMSFGSSLRTFPGRYFSQVPNAGNKDKIFKKGNKKRKKHEVLASSGVEVVTSTELVIGDVSSVIKVELSTAHSPASNGNKVSTVKPKRRPKSKKVEDKSSSTVLVLEEVSVEESLKAVPKPKGSANRKSSSAKEVAKDPTVEEPKSSALSNSKSTEASNPIASKGKKASPVKTKRQPKSKKVDDKSSLAVPVLEEISVEESSKSVPKPKRSGSGNRKSSSAKKEVAKSSSPSAKASTTPKQKQVPQATPMQNSIEHRGQNASKPLFPPSGKSVIVVESITKAKVIQGYLGDMYEVLPSYGHIRDLASRSGSVRPDDDFSMVWEVPSSAWTHIKSIKMALNGAENLILASDPDREGEAIAWHIIEMLQQQGALHESMTVARVVFHEITESAIKTALQSPREIDGDLVHAYLARRALDYLIGFNISPLLWRKLPGCPSAGRVQSAALALICDRESEIDGFKPQEYWTVGIKVQGKDSSSTVSAHLTSLNSKKLNQLSISSEEDAQDIEQRIRSEGFLVKGIKKSTTRRNPPTPYITSTLQQDAANKLHFSSAYTMKLAQKLYEGVQLSDGNSAGLITYMRTDGLHIADEAIKDIQSLVAERYGENFTSDGPRKYFKKVKNAQEAHEAIRPTNIRRLPSTIASLLDADSLKLYTLIWSRSVACQMEPASVVQIQVDIGNASESIIFRSSCSKVDFLGYQAVYEDPEAKTIKTKDDEKSSEREETFETLSLLKDGDPLHIGEVELKQHHTQPPPRYSEGSLIKKLEELGIGRPSTYASIFKVLQDRKYLTIKSRVLYPEFRGRMVSAFLTNYFTEVTDYSFTADMETELDNVSGGVTNWKGLLRDYWTRFSAYCKRVENVQIQQVEKMLEKKYEDFLFSSLPDPTRTCPSCSEGTLIFKVSKFGTGYFIGCDGYPSCKFIAKTLYGEDEDEDDSPRNTCVEEPKLLGLHPNTNEKVILKCGPYGYYVQLGEDKKGHLPKRANAAHIKDVSSITLESALELLRYPLTLGTHPEDGQPVTLKLSKSGFTVRHRRTMATVPKNTEPSEVTLEKAMKLLSGKNVRLCGRPKRIKPTVDEESEGDEVVEAM; translated from the exons ATGCAGAGAACCTTCTCACTTGCGGCTGCTACTTCTTCCTCTTCGACTTCTGCGTTGTCCCTTCGTCCTCTCATGGCTAAG TTGCAGTTGCAGTTGCAGTGCAGGACAATTCAGAATTTCCCATCCTTATCTTTCTCTTCAGTAGTTAGGATTGATAAAGTCGTTAGAAATGTATGCCAGCTTCAGTTTAAAAGAGATAACGCAAGTTGCTTTAACTTAGCTTGCGCACTTCCTTCGATCAGTTCTGTTAGTTATGCTGCACATTGGAGCGGTTCAAGTTTAATGTCTTTTGGAAGTAGTCTCAGAACGTTTCCTGGGAGATATTTTTCTCAAGTCCCTAATGCTGGAAATAAAGATAAGATCTTCAAGAAGGGTAATAAGAAGCGGAAGAAGCATGAGGTTTTGGCTTCCTCCGGAGTTGAAGTTGTGACTTCTACTGAACTGGTTATTGGAGATGTTAGCAGTGTCATCAAGGTGGAGTTATCAACTGCACATTCACCGGCTAGCAACGGTAATAAAGTCTCTACTGTCAAACCAAAACGGCGCCCAAAGAGCAAGAAAGTCGAAGATAAATCTTCTTCAACGGTCTTGGTTTTGGAGGAGGTTTCTGTGGAAGAGAGTTTGAAAGCTGTTCCCAAGCCAAAAGGTTCTGCAAATCGAAAATCTTCATCTGCTAAG GAGGTGGCAAAAGATCCCACTGTGGAGGAGCCCAAAAGTTCTGCTCTATCAAATTCCAAGTCAACAGAAGCAAGCAATCCCATTGCTAGCAAAGGTAAGAAAGCTTCTCCTGTCAAAACGAAACGGCAACCAAAGAGCAAGAAAGTGGATGATAAATCTTCTTTAGCGGTGCCAGTTTTGGAGGAGATCTCTGTAGAAGAGAGTTCAAAAAGCGTTCCCAAGCCAAAACGTTCTGGTTCTGGAAATCGGAAGTCTTCATCTGCTAAG AAGGAGGTGGCAAAAAGTTCTTCTCCATCAGCAAAAGCAAGCACTACACCAAAACAGAAGCAGGTTCCTCAAGCTACACCCATGCAAAACAGCATAGAGCATCGAGGTCAAAATGCTTCTAAACCACTTTTTCCGCCTAGTGGAAAATCTGTTATTGTCGTTGAGTCAATCACGAAAGCAAAGGTTATTCAGGGTTATCTTGGTGACATGTATGAGGTTTTGCCAAGTTATGGTCATATCAGAGACCTGGCCTCAAGGTCTGGTTCAGTCAGGCCAGATGACGATTTTAGCATGGTTTGGGAGGTTCCATCTTCCGCCTGGACTCATATTAAGAGCATAAAGATGGCATTAAATGG AGCTGAAAATCTGATTCTTGCATCGGATCCAGATCGTGAAGGAGAGGCAATTGCCTGGCACATCATTGAGATGTTGCAGCAGCAAGGTGCTTTACATGAGAGTATGACAGTAGCAAGGGTTGTTTTTCATGAGATAACTGAGTCAGCCATTAAAACTGCACTTCAATCCCCACGAGAAATTGACGGAGACTTGGTACACGCCTATCTCGCAAGGCGTGCTCTTGATTATCTAATCGGATTTAATATTTCACCACTACTCTGGAGGAAACTTCCGGGTTGCCCGTCAGCTGGGCGAGTCCAGTCTGCTGCTTTGGCTCTTATATGTGATAGAGAAAGTGAAATTGACGGATTTAAACCTCAGGAGTACTGGACTGTTGGGATCAAAGTGCAAGGGAAAGATAGTTCATCCACCGTTTCTGCTCACTTGACCAGtttaaattcaaaaaagttAAATCAGCTTTCCATCAGCTCTGAAGAAGATGCACAGGACATTGAGCAAAGGATCAGATCAGAAGGTTTTCTAGTGAAGGGAATTAAGAAAAGCACTACACGGAGAAATCCACCAACTCCATATATAACATCAACCCTCCAGCAGGATGCTGCTAACAAATTGCATTTTTCATCAGCATATACCATGAAG CTTGCTCAAAAACTATATGAGGGTGTTCAACTGTCCGATGGTAACTCAGCTGGTCTTATAACATACATGCGGACAGATGGTTTACAT ATAGCTGATGAGGCTATTAAAGATATACAATCCTTGGTGGCAGAAAG GTATGGGGAGAATTTTACATCAGATGGTCCtcgtaaatattttaaaaaggttAAGAACGCTCAGGAGGCCCATGAAGCTATTAGACCTACCAATATACGTAGATTACCAT CAACGATTGCTAGCCTGCTTGATGCGGATTCGCTAAAATTGTATACCTTAATATGGTCACGATCTGTGGCATGTCAGATGGAGCCTGCTTCTGTTGTGCAG ATACAAGTTGATATTGGAAATGCCTCTGAATCAATTATCTTCAGATCATCATGCTCAAAAGTCGATTTTCTTGGATACCAGGCAGTTTACGAG GACCCTGAAGCTAAGACAATCAAAACCAAAGACGATGAAAAGAGTAGTGAGCGGGAGGAAACTTTTGAAACTCTGAGTTTGTTGAAG GATGGGGATCCGCTACATATTGGTGAAGTGGAGCTCAAGCAGCACCATACTCAGCCCCCACCACGCTATTCCGAAGGGTCACTG ATTAAAAAGCTTGAGGAGCTCGGGATAGGTAGACCATCGACATATGCatctatatttaaagttttacaG GACAGAAAGTACCTAACAATAAAGAGCCGAGTATTGTATCCGGAATTCCGTGGAAGGATG GTTTCAGCTTTTCTTACCAACTACTTCACTGAGGTCACAGACTATAGTTTTACTGCTGATATGGAGACTGAG CTTGACAACGTTTCTGGTGGCGTTACTAATTGGAAAGGTCTCCTAAGAGACTACTGGACACGATTCAGTGCGTATTGTAAACGTGTCGAAAATGTCCAAATCCAACAG GTGGAGAAAatgttggaaaaaaaatacgaggactttttgttttcttccctTCCTGATCCTACCAGAACTTGCCCGAG TTGTTCTGAAGGTACCCTAATTTTCAAAGTTAGCAAGTTTGGTACGGGCTATTTCATCGGTTGTGATGGCTACCCTTCGTGCAA ATTCATTGCCAAAACGCTTTATGGagaggatgaagatgaagatgattcTCCAAGGAATACCTGCGTAGAAGAGCCCAAATTGTTGGGTCTTCATCCCAATACCAATGAGAAG GTTATATTAAAGTGCGGCCCCTATGGGTATTATGTACAGCTTGGTGAGGACAAAAAAGGGCACTTACCAAAACGAGCAAATGCAGCCCAT ATAAAGGATGTGAGCTCTATTACGCTTGAAAGTGCTCTCGAGTTATTACGCTATCCTCTGACACTG GGAACCCATCCTGAAGATGGGCAGCCTGTGACCTTGAAGCTTAGTAAATCTGGATTCACTGTTCGACATCGCCGCACAATGGCTACAGTTCCAAAG AACACTGAACCAAGTGAGGTCACTTTAGAGAAAGCAATGAAACTTTTGTCTGGCAAAAATGTGAGACTGTGTGGCAGACCTAAGAGGATCAAGCCAACAGTAGATGAGGAATCAGAAGGAGATGAAGTTGTGGAGGCGATGTAA
- the LOC103862037 gene encoding DNA topoisomerase 1 isoform X9 has protein sequence MQRTFSLAAATSSSSTSALSLRPLMAKLQLQLQCRTIQNFPSLSFSSVVRIDKVVRNVCQLQFKRDNASCFNLACALPSISSVSYAAHWSGSSLMSFGSSLRTFPGRYFSQVPNAGNKDKIFKKGNKKRKKHEVLASSGVEVVTSTELVIGDVSSVIKVELSTAHSPASNGNKVSTVKPKRRPKSKKVEDKSSSTVLVLEEVSVEESLKAVPKPKGSASGNRKSSSAKEVAKSSSPSAKASTTPKQKQVPQATPMQNSIEHRGQNASKPLFPPSGKSVIVVESITKAKVIQGYLGDMYEVLPSYGHIRDLASRSGSVRPDDDFSMVWEVPSSAWTHIKSIKMALNGAENLILASDPDREGEAIAWHIIEMLQQQGALHESMTVARVVFHEITESAIKTALQSPREIDGDLVHAYLARRALDYLIGFNISPLLWRKLPGCPSAGRVQSAALALICDRESEIDGFKPQEYWTVGIKVQGKDSSSTVSAHLTSLNSKKLNQLSISSEEDAQDIEQRIRSEGFLVKGIKKSTTRRNPPTPYITSTLQQDAANKLHFSSAYTMKLAQKLYEGVQLSDGNSAGLITYMRTDGLHIADEAIKDIQSLVAERYGENFTSDGPRKYFKKVKNAQEAHEAIRPTNIRRLPSTIASLLDADSLKLYTLIWSRSVACQMEPASVVQIQVDIGNASESIIFRSSCSKVDFLGYQAVYEDPEAKTIKTKDDEKSSEREETFETLSLLKDGDPLHIGEVELKQHHTQPPPRYSEGSLIKKLEELGIGRPSTYASIFKVLQDRKYLTIKSRVLYPEFRGRMVSAFLTNYFTEVTDYSFTADMETELDNVSGGVTNWKGLLRDYWTRFSAYCKRVENVQIQQVEKMLEKKYEDFLFSSLPDPTRTCPSCSEGTLIFKVSKFGTGYFIGCDGYPSCKFIAKTLYGEDEDEDDSPRNTCVEEPKLLGLHPNTNEKVILKCGPYGYYVQLGEDKKGHLPKRANAAHIKDVSSITLESALELLRYPLTLGTHPEDGQPVTLKLSKSGFTVRHRRTMATVPKNTEPSEVTLEKAMKLLSGKNVRLCGRPKRIKPTVDEESEGDEVVEAM, from the exons ATGCAGAGAACCTTCTCACTTGCGGCTGCTACTTCTTCCTCTTCGACTTCTGCGTTGTCCCTTCGTCCTCTCATGGCTAAG TTGCAGTTGCAGTTGCAGTGCAGGACAATTCAGAATTTCCCATCCTTATCTTTCTCTTCAGTAGTTAGGATTGATAAAGTCGTTAGAAATGTATGCCAGCTTCAGTTTAAAAGAGATAACGCAAGTTGCTTTAACTTAGCTTGCGCACTTCCTTCGATCAGTTCTGTTAGTTATGCTGCACATTGGAGCGGTTCAAGTTTAATGTCTTTTGGAAGTAGTCTCAGAACGTTTCCTGGGAGATATTTTTCTCAAGTCCCTAATGCTGGAAATAAAGATAAGATCTTCAAGAAGGGTAATAAGAAGCGGAAGAAGCATGAGGTTTTGGCTTCCTCCGGAGTTGAAGTTGTGACTTCTACTGAACTGGTTATTGGAGATGTTAGCAGTGTCATCAAGGTGGAGTTATCAACTGCACATTCACCGGCTAGCAACGGTAATAAAGTCTCTACTGTCAAACCAAAACGGCGCCCAAAGAGCAAGAAAGTCGAAGATAAATCTTCTTCAACGGTCTTGGTTTTGGAGGAGGTTTCTGTGGAAGAGAGTTTGAAAGCTGTTCCCAAGCCAAAAGGTTCTGC TTCTGGAAATCGGAAGTCTTCATCTGCTAAG GAGGTGGCAAAAAGTTCTTCTCCATCAGCAAAAGCAAGCACTACACCAAAACAGAAGCAGGTTCCTCAAGCTACACCCATGCAAAACAGCATAGAGCATCGAGGTCAAAATGCTTCTAAACCACTTTTTCCGCCTAGTGGAAAATCTGTTATTGTCGTTGAGTCAATCACGAAAGCAAAGGTTATTCAGGGTTATCTTGGTGACATGTATGAGGTTTTGCCAAGTTATGGTCATATCAGAGACCTGGCCTCAAGGTCTGGTTCAGTCAGGCCAGATGACGATTTTAGCATGGTTTGGGAGGTTCCATCTTCCGCCTGGACTCATATTAAGAGCATAAAGATGGCATTAAATGG AGCTGAAAATCTGATTCTTGCATCGGATCCAGATCGTGAAGGAGAGGCAATTGCCTGGCACATCATTGAGATGTTGCAGCAGCAAGGTGCTTTACATGAGAGTATGACAGTAGCAAGGGTTGTTTTTCATGAGATAACTGAGTCAGCCATTAAAACTGCACTTCAATCCCCACGAGAAATTGACGGAGACTTGGTACACGCCTATCTCGCAAGGCGTGCTCTTGATTATCTAATCGGATTTAATATTTCACCACTACTCTGGAGGAAACTTCCGGGTTGCCCGTCAGCTGGGCGAGTCCAGTCTGCTGCTTTGGCTCTTATATGTGATAGAGAAAGTGAAATTGACGGATTTAAACCTCAGGAGTACTGGACTGTTGGGATCAAAGTGCAAGGGAAAGATAGTTCATCCACCGTTTCTGCTCACTTGACCAGtttaaattcaaaaaagttAAATCAGCTTTCCATCAGCTCTGAAGAAGATGCACAGGACATTGAGCAAAGGATCAGATCAGAAGGTTTTCTAGTGAAGGGAATTAAGAAAAGCACTACACGGAGAAATCCACCAACTCCATATATAACATCAACCCTCCAGCAGGATGCTGCTAACAAATTGCATTTTTCATCAGCATATACCATGAAG CTTGCTCAAAAACTATATGAGGGTGTTCAACTGTCCGATGGTAACTCAGCTGGTCTTATAACATACATGCGGACAGATGGTTTACAT ATAGCTGATGAGGCTATTAAAGATATACAATCCTTGGTGGCAGAAAG GTATGGGGAGAATTTTACATCAGATGGTCCtcgtaaatattttaaaaaggttAAGAACGCTCAGGAGGCCCATGAAGCTATTAGACCTACCAATATACGTAGATTACCAT CAACGATTGCTAGCCTGCTTGATGCGGATTCGCTAAAATTGTATACCTTAATATGGTCACGATCTGTGGCATGTCAGATGGAGCCTGCTTCTGTTGTGCAG ATACAAGTTGATATTGGAAATGCCTCTGAATCAATTATCTTCAGATCATCATGCTCAAAAGTCGATTTTCTTGGATACCAGGCAGTTTACGAG GACCCTGAAGCTAAGACAATCAAAACCAAAGACGATGAAAAGAGTAGTGAGCGGGAGGAAACTTTTGAAACTCTGAGTTTGTTGAAG GATGGGGATCCGCTACATATTGGTGAAGTGGAGCTCAAGCAGCACCATACTCAGCCCCCACCACGCTATTCCGAAGGGTCACTG ATTAAAAAGCTTGAGGAGCTCGGGATAGGTAGACCATCGACATATGCatctatatttaaagttttacaG GACAGAAAGTACCTAACAATAAAGAGCCGAGTATTGTATCCGGAATTCCGTGGAAGGATG GTTTCAGCTTTTCTTACCAACTACTTCACTGAGGTCACAGACTATAGTTTTACTGCTGATATGGAGACTGAG CTTGACAACGTTTCTGGTGGCGTTACTAATTGGAAAGGTCTCCTAAGAGACTACTGGACACGATTCAGTGCGTATTGTAAACGTGTCGAAAATGTCCAAATCCAACAG GTGGAGAAAatgttggaaaaaaaatacgaggactttttgttttcttccctTCCTGATCCTACCAGAACTTGCCCGAG TTGTTCTGAAGGTACCCTAATTTTCAAAGTTAGCAAGTTTGGTACGGGCTATTTCATCGGTTGTGATGGCTACCCTTCGTGCAA ATTCATTGCCAAAACGCTTTATGGagaggatgaagatgaagatgattcTCCAAGGAATACCTGCGTAGAAGAGCCCAAATTGTTGGGTCTTCATCCCAATACCAATGAGAAG GTTATATTAAAGTGCGGCCCCTATGGGTATTATGTACAGCTTGGTGAGGACAAAAAAGGGCACTTACCAAAACGAGCAAATGCAGCCCAT ATAAAGGATGTGAGCTCTATTACGCTTGAAAGTGCTCTCGAGTTATTACGCTATCCTCTGACACTG GGAACCCATCCTGAAGATGGGCAGCCTGTGACCTTGAAGCTTAGTAAATCTGGATTCACTGTTCGACATCGCCGCACAATGGCTACAGTTCCAAAG AACACTGAACCAAGTGAGGTCACTTTAGAGAAAGCAATGAAACTTTTGTCTGGCAAAAATGTGAGACTGTGTGGCAGACCTAAGAGGATCAAGCCAACAGTAGATGAGGAATCAGAAGGAGATGAAGTTGTGGAGGCGATGTAA